The following are encoded together in the Solenopsis invicta isolate M01_SB chromosome 14, UNIL_Sinv_3.0, whole genome shotgun sequence genome:
- the LOC120359581 gene encoding uncharacterized protein LOC120359581 — protein MPGVSTAESTPDSIVRRLFVTDRLSRCNFLVDTGADVSVFPVTHNNSRSKSKLTLCAANGTPIATFGQKLLQLDFGLRRSFQWPFYLAEVSKPILGTDFLSHFNLLVNLRRRTLIDGNTSLKISGQLNSFSVLQVSYLKFDTVYSDLLNEFPELTRSSIAPKSAHHEVSHAIITQGQLLGPVVSHPRS, from the coding sequence ATGCCCGGGGTGTCAACGGCGGAGAGCACCCCGGACTCTATTGTACGCCGTTTATTTGTCACCGACCGTCTCTCACGATGTAACTTCCTCGTCGATACCGGAGCGGACGTTTCTGTTTTCCCTGTTACACATAACAACAGTCGCAGTAAGTCAAAACTTACGCTCTGCGCAGCCAATGGCACGCCCATTGCAACATTTGGTCAAAAGCTTCTGCAATTAGATTTTGGACTGCGGCGCAGTTTCCAATGGCCGTTCTACCTCGCAGAGGTGAGCAAACCCATTTTGGGCACagattttttatcacattttaacCTTTTGGTAAATCTTCGCCGAAGAACGCTAATTGATGGCAACACAAGTTTAAAGATTTCCGGTCAGTTAAACAGCTTCTCCGTTTTACAAGTATCTTATCTCAAATTTGATACCGTTTACAGTGATTTGCTCAACGAGTTTCCAGAGCTCACTCGAAGCTCGATTGCGCCTAAAAGCGCACATCACGAAGTATCTCACGCAATAATCACTCAAGGACAGCTGCTAGGGCCCGTCGTCTCGCACCCGAGAAGCTGA
- the LOC120359582 gene encoding uncharacterized protein LOC120359582 — translation MTTNDTGSQEISRISIRPPKFSKEKPLIWLIQMEAQFATNGITQDLTKYSHALQSFDADVISEVSELVTNPPANGKYEALKTRILAEFQDSEEKRLKTLLNQTVLGDQRPSRLLRHMKDLAEDRMSDDLFKSIWLQRLPTNMQTVLSASGDTLTLDKLTAMADKIYDITTPSSSVLQVAEATASTSSREGELCEIVKKLDQLLSRRQRSSPRRRGRSRTGSRSRSSSANTKYCWYHRCFGRNAKKCSAPCSWDNKKEDKKKQEEN, via the coding sequence ATGACGACCAACGACACCGGCTCGCAGGAAATCTCACGCATCAGCATTCGCCCTCCAAAGTTTAGCAAGGAAAAACCGCTAATCTGGTTAATACAAATGGAAGCGCAATTCGCGACAAACGGAATCACACAAGACCTCACAAAATACTCTCACGCGTTACAATCTTTCGACGCGGACGTCATATCCGAGGTGAGTGAACTTGTTACAAACCCGCCGGCAAACGGAAAATACGAAGCGCTTAAGACTCGTATCCTCGCCGAGTTTCAGGACAGCGAAGAAAAACGACTAAAAACGCTGCTGAACCAAACTGTACTTGGCGATCAACGTCCCTCACGCCTGCTGCGTCATATGAAAGACCTCGCAGAAGACAGAATGTCTGACGATCTATTCAAATCTATCTGGTTGCAACGTCTGCCAACAAATATGCAGACTGTCCTCTCGGCCAGCGGAGATACCTTAACGTTGGACAAGCTAACTGCAATGGCAGACAAGATTTATGATATAACAACACCCAGCTCATCCGTTTTGCAGGTTGCTGAAGCAACCGCTAGCACCTCGTCGCGAGAAGGCGAGCTCTGTGAAATTGTCAAAAAGCTTGATCAACTCTTATCCAGAAGGCAGAGATCAAGCCCACGTCGCCGAGGAAGATCACGTACCGGATCACGCTCAAGATCATCCTCAGCTAACACGAAATACTGCTGGTACCACAGATGTTTCGGCCGGAACGCCAAAAAGTGTTCCGCACCTTGCAGCTGGGACAACAAGAAGGAAGACAAGAAAAAACAAGAGGAAAACTAA